The Candidatus Omnitrophota bacterium genomic sequence AGGCCTCGGCGTTACGCTGAAGGTTATAAGTGGAATTAATAGCGATGCACCTGGCGATATTACCGCAGAGATGTTCTGCGACCTCCAGGACCACTCGTTTGCCGTCCACGGTCTTGGTATTCACGTTATCGTATATCGCCGGGATATCCACCTCATTCTCAAACCAGACATCCACTACCGGCCCCTGGACCGCGATGATCTTTCCCTGCTTTATTTGCGTTTTTTCCATATTTTATTTTGCTTTCAAGACCCGGTCTTGCAACACGTTGCCTATCATAAGGTTGCAAGACCGGGTCTTGATGCTATTTAAAAGCCAACCTGGCCGCGAACAACTCCCTCATATTCTTATCGACTAATTCATGCCGCTGCCGGAAATACTGCAGCCGGAGATCCTTGTTCAACTGTTCGATCTTGGTCTTACTGCTCTCCAGGTGAATGAACCTCGCGGATAATTCCGCAAGACGGGCCATATTGAAAACCTGGAGAAAATTATATCCCAGCAGCAAATAGGTGCAATATTCCACTATATCATCAACCGGCGATTCCAGGATCACGGACGCAGGAACAACAGTCTCTTTCTTCCTTATTGCCGTAGCGGATAAAGAGGCAAAAGGGATGAGTTGCTGGATCTTGACCTGCTGCGAGACTATCGAAAGGGCCTGCGGATAAACTATCTTAAGTTCCCCGATCCTGCCGTTGAGCGCCTCCTTAAAAATATAATCCCTTAACTCCTGCGCCTGGGCTACCTTGGTCTCATCAGAGACGCCCTTGAATGTAACATACGGCAACCCGCTTTCTTTGGCGTACATCTCGCCTTTTTCCCCGATTATATAGAGCTTGCCTTTGACCCGCTCGCCCTCTTTTATCGCCTGGGACATCACGCTCATATTCAGCCCGCCCAACAGTCCGGCGTCGGAGGTCAAGGCGATGATCCCCGGCTGTTTATCCGCCGTGTTCAATATCGGATGTTTGGATTCGCTTATTTTGAACATCGCCTGGATCGAATCCAGGGCTGCGTATATATCGTCGAATTTCTTGACCTTCTTTTCCAGGATGCGGTACTGCGCTATGGCGATCTCTTTAAGCACCTCCAGCAGATTATAGAGGTTGGCGTTGAATTCCATGTCTTTTTTTATCGCCGAGAGAAGTTTCATCTATGTCTGCGCGAAATAATGGTTCAGGGCTTCATAGAGCATTTCTATAGAAGTATCATTAAGCACCAGCGTTTTGCGTATCTCGCCGAAAAGATCAGGGAACTCCTTCTGCACCAGTTTGACGAACTCATTCTTGAAACGCTTGAAGTCCTGCGGGGAAAGACTGTCTAAGACGCCCATGCTCAGGGCAAACAGATACATAACCTCCGCCTCCATGGATATAGGATTGTTCTTATCCTGGATCAAAAGCTGGGTTATCGCCTGGCCGCGCTTCATCCGGTCCTCCGCGTCTTTGGAAAGGCCGGTAGTGCGCAGCTGGGTCATCTGCAGGAGCTCCTGATACTGCAGGTATTCCAGCCTGAGCTGGCCGCTCAACGCCTTCATCGCCGGCCACTGCGCCTTATTCCCGATACGCGAGACAGAAAGCCCGAAATCGATCGCCGGCCTTACGCCTTTATTGAAGAGCGTGGTCGAAAAATAGATCTGCCCGTCGGTCATAGAGATAAGATTCGACGATACATAACCGGTGACATCGCCCTGAAGTATCTCGACGATAGGCAGAAAGGTCATCGACCCGCCGCCCA encodes the following:
- a CDS encoding F0F1 ATP synthase subunit gamma; this encodes MKLLSAIKKDMEFNANLYNLLEVLKEIAIAQYRILEKKVKKFDDIYAALDSIQAMFKISESKHPILNTADKQPGIIALTSDAGLLGGLNMSVMSQAIKEGERVKGKLYIIGEKGEMYAKESGLPYVTFKGVSDETKVAQAQELRDYIFKEALNGRIGELKIVYPQALSIVSQQVKIQQLIPFASLSATAIRKKETVVPASVILESPVDDIVEYCTYLLLGYNFLQVFNMARLAELSARFIHLESSKTKIEQLNKDLRLQYFRQRHELVDKNMRELFAARLAFK